One segment of Thermosynechococcus sp. HN-54 DNA contains the following:
- a CDS encoding cupin domain-containing protein, which translates to MLVFSFPELVERCQTWTPKRPGYAVCPLDHHNPELASSLYRIDPGQANYPHYHHRGDDIFLIVSGVGELITCPMTPPANSVAATALTRTPVETGSYVHVDAQCLHWLRNLSPDQPLYYLNIAPLSHEGDRVDVNIEGWAVD; encoded by the coding sequence ATGTTGGTTTTCTCTTTTCCTGAGTTGGTTGAGCGCTGTCAAACTTGGACACCCAAACGACCCGGCTATGCCGTTTGTCCATTGGATCACCACAACCCTGAGCTAGCCTCTAGCCTTTACCGCATTGACCCAGGACAAGCCAACTACCCCCACTATCACCATCGCGGCGATGATATTTTCCTGATTGTGTCGGGTGTCGGTGAACTGATTACCTGCCCGATGACCCCGCCTGCCAATTCTGTGGCTGCAACTGCGTTGACTCGTACCCCCGTGGAAACCGGCTCCTATGTCCATGTGGATGCCCAATGTCTGCATTGGCTGCGAAATTTATCCCCTGATCAGCCGCTGTATTACTTGAACATTGCACCCCTGTCCCACGAGGGCGATCGGGTAGATGTCAACATCGAAGGTTGGGCTGTTGATTAA
- a CDS encoding ammonium transporter — translation MSKLKLKRARRQKRPLLNLDWQPNFRWKSPAVVACIPLALIIVAVWGVAAQAQDQPLTPEAVQGVLNTIWVLVAAILVIFMNAGFGMLETGFCRQKNAVNILSKNLIVFALATLAYWAIGFSFMFGAEGNAFIGLGGFFLSSENPETYGLKPFPEGLAIPVMFLFQAAFAGTAATIVSGAVAERIKFIDFLIFSLLLTGISYPITGHWVWGGGLLSNIGFLGEGVAFKDFAGSTVVHAVGGWAALMGAAFLGPRIGKYAADGTPQALPGHNMGFAMLGCLILWIGWFGFNPGSQLAADEAVPYIAVTTNLAAAAGGIAATITAWIAIGKPDLSMIINGILAGLVSITAPCATVSYWFAVIIGAIGGVIVVYSVLFFDRIKIDDPVGAISVHLVCGTWGTFALGLFDKDLGLLTGHGVTQLIAQIIGILTVGGFTVLLSSIFWLALKQTLGIRVSEEEELKGLDIGEHGMEAYSGFLKE, via the coding sequence ATGTCCAAGTTAAAACTGAAACGTGCTAGACGGCAAAAGCGCCCGTTACTTAACCTCGACTGGCAGCCCAATTTCCGCTGGAAGTCCCCAGCAGTCGTCGCTTGTATTCCCTTAGCGCTAATTATTGTTGCTGTCTGGGGAGTTGCTGCCCAAGCACAGGATCAACCCCTCACCCCTGAAGCTGTCCAAGGGGTGCTCAACACCATTTGGGTGTTAGTTGCAGCAATTCTGGTGATTTTCATGAATGCCGGCTTCGGGATGTTGGAAACCGGTTTCTGCCGCCAGAAAAACGCTGTCAACATTCTTTCTAAGAACCTGATTGTCTTTGCCTTGGCTACCCTTGCCTATTGGGCGATCGGTTTCTCCTTTATGTTTGGTGCCGAGGGCAATGCCTTTATCGGTCTAGGGGGCTTTTTCCTCAGCAGTGAAAACCCAGAAACCTATGGCTTGAAGCCTTTCCCGGAAGGATTGGCAATTCCCGTAATGTTTCTCTTCCAAGCTGCCTTTGCAGGGACAGCAGCTACGATCGTCTCTGGTGCAGTGGCAGAGCGGATTAAGTTCATTGACTTTTTGATTTTCAGCTTGCTGCTGACCGGGATTTCCTATCCCATCACTGGCCACTGGGTATGGGGCGGTGGCCTTCTCAGCAATATTGGTTTCCTTGGGGAAGGCGTGGCCTTCAAGGATTTTGCGGGTTCAACAGTCGTCCACGCGGTCGGTGGTTGGGCGGCTCTAATGGGTGCTGCCTTCTTAGGTCCACGAATTGGCAAATATGCGGCTGACGGTACTCCTCAAGCCCTCCCCGGTCACAACATGGGCTTTGCCATGCTGGGGTGTCTCATCCTCTGGATTGGCTGGTTTGGCTTTAATCCCGGCTCACAACTGGCGGCTGATGAGGCAGTACCCTACATTGCTGTTACAACAAACTTGGCAGCGGCGGCCGGTGGAATTGCAGCAACAATTACCGCTTGGATTGCGATCGGCAAACCTGACCTCTCAATGATCATTAACGGCATTCTGGCGGGCTTGGTGTCCATTACGGCCCCCTGTGCCACAGTTTCCTACTGGTTTGCGGTTATCATTGGCGCCATTGGTGGTGTGATTGTGGTCTATTCTGTTCTCTTCTTTGATCGCATTAAAATTGACGATCCAGTGGGCGCCATTTCTGTGCACCTCGTTTGCGGGACTTGGGGAACCTTCGCCCTCGGGCTGTTTGATAAAGATCTCGGCCTGCTCACAGGGCATGGGGTGACTCAGTTGATTGCCCAGATCATTGGTATTTTGACGGTGGGCGGCTTCACTGTCTTGCTGAGCAGTATCTTTTGGCTGGCGTTGAAGCAAACCCTTGGCATTCGTGTTTCTGAAGAAGAAGAACTCAAAGGTTTGGACATTGGCGAGCATGGCATGGAAGCCTACAGCGGTTTCCTGAAGGAGTAA
- a CDS encoding CmpA/NrtA family ABC transporter substrate-binding protein: MSQLSRRRFLMTATATAMGAIALKGCAPAQNPQGQQQGGGTTGEVETDTIKLGFIPIVESAPLIIAKEKGFFAKHGLTNAELSKQANWASARDNVVIGSAAGGIDGGQWQMPMPYLISEGIITLNNQKVPMYVLAQLNTQGNGIAISGANKGKGLHLKIADPDYIKGFAANNGRKFKAAYTFPNANQDLWIRYWFAANGIDPDRDIELLAVPPAETVAGMRNGTMDAFSTGDPWPFRIVSDDIGFMATLTAQMWPYHPEEYLAVRADWVDQHPKATKALLKAVMEAQQWCDDKANRPELIQICGRREYFNIPGNILTPPYEGTYTMGDGQPNFNDFNVGPLYWRDPNGNSISYPYKSHDLWFLTENLRWGFNADKLKDFDNIKQMIGRVNRSDLWQEAAKELGVPAAEIPTTDSRGVETFFDGIKFDPDNPQAYLDSLKIKVKL, from the coding sequence ATGTCTCAATTGTCGCGTCGTCGCTTTTTAATGACTGCCACTGCTACCGCCATGGGGGCGATCGCCCTCAAAGGATGTGCGCCTGCTCAAAATCCCCAAGGACAGCAACAGGGCGGGGGTACGACCGGTGAAGTAGAAACCGACACGATTAAATTAGGGTTTATTCCGATTGTTGAATCAGCCCCCCTGATTATTGCTAAAGAAAAAGGCTTCTTTGCCAAGCATGGCCTCACCAATGCTGAACTCTCGAAGCAAGCCAACTGGGCTAGTGCGCGGGACAACGTGGTGATTGGTTCTGCCGCCGGCGGCATTGATGGGGGTCAGTGGCAGATGCCCATGCCCTACCTGATCAGCGAAGGCATTATCACCCTCAACAACCAGAAAGTGCCGATGTACGTTTTGGCACAGTTAAATACCCAAGGGAACGGCATTGCTATTTCTGGTGCCAACAAGGGCAAGGGGCTACACCTGAAAATCGCCGATCCCGACTACATTAAAGGGTTTGCTGCCAACAATGGCCGCAAGTTCAAAGCCGCCTACACCTTCCCCAATGCCAACCAAGACCTGTGGATTCGCTACTGGTTTGCCGCCAATGGCATTGACCCCGATCGCGACATCGAACTCCTAGCCGTTCCTCCCGCTGAAACGGTTGCCGGCATGCGCAATGGGACAATGGATGCCTTCAGTACCGGTGATCCTTGGCCCTTCCGCATTGTCAGTGATGATATTGGCTTTATGGCCACCCTAACGGCACAGATGTGGCCCTATCACCCCGAAGAGTACCTAGCGGTGCGCGCTGACTGGGTAGATCAGCATCCCAAGGCAACCAAAGCCCTCCTCAAAGCAGTGATGGAAGCTCAGCAGTGGTGCGATGACAAAGCCAACCGCCCTGAACTCATTCAAATTTGTGGCCGCCGCGAGTATTTCAACATTCCAGGCAATATCCTCACTCCTCCCTACGAAGGCACCTACACCATGGGCGATGGCCAGCCGAACTTCAACGACTTTAACGTTGGCCCGCTCTATTGGCGAGATCCCAATGGCAATAGCATCTCCTATCCCTACAAGAGTCATGATCTCTGGTTCTTGACTGAAAACCTGCGCTGGGGCTTCAATGCCGACAAACTCAAGGATTTCGACAACATCAAACAAATGATTGGTCGCGTCAACCGCAGCGATCTCTGGCAAGAGGCTGCCAAAGAATTGGGGGTACCGGCGGCTGAAATTCCCACCACCGACTCACGGGGTGTAGAGACCTTCTTTGATGGCATCAAGTTTGATCCCGATAACCCCCAAGCCTATCTCGACAGCCTCAAAATCAAGGTCAAGCTCTAG
- the trpS gene encoding tryptophan--tRNA ligase yields MTKKRVLSGVQPTGSLHLGNYLGAIRNWVAGQAEYENYFCVVDLHAITVPHDPAELAANTYTVAALYLACGIDPAHATIFVQSHVSAHAELTWLLNCITPLNWLEDMIQFKEKAVKQGENVAAGLLDYPVLMAADILLYDADLVPVGEDQKQHLELTRDIAARVNYLFARNQPPILKLPEPLIAKAGARVMSLTDGTKKMSKSDPSELSRINLLDSPDEIRKKIKRCKTDAIRGLTFDDPNRPEANNLLSLYQVLTGKTKEAVAAECADMGWGQFKPLLTDAVIATLEPIQQRYNEIMADPSYLKDLLKKGKEQATSVANATLERVKLAFGFTLP; encoded by the coding sequence GTGACCAAAAAACGGGTGCTTTCGGGAGTACAGCCCACAGGTAGCTTGCATTTGGGAAATTACCTCGGCGCGATTCGCAACTGGGTGGCCGGTCAAGCAGAGTATGAAAACTACTTTTGCGTCGTGGATTTACACGCGATTACGGTGCCCCACGATCCAGCAGAACTGGCTGCCAATACCTATACGGTTGCTGCGCTCTACTTGGCCTGTGGTATTGACCCGGCCCACGCCACCATTTTTGTGCAATCCCACGTCAGCGCCCATGCCGAACTCACTTGGTTGCTCAACTGCATTACCCCCCTCAACTGGCTGGAGGACATGATTCAATTCAAGGAAAAAGCCGTCAAGCAGGGGGAAAACGTAGCGGCAGGACTACTGGACTATCCTGTTCTCATGGCAGCGGATATTTTGCTCTACGATGCAGATCTTGTCCCTGTCGGGGAAGATCAAAAACAGCATTTGGAACTGACCCGCGATATTGCTGCCCGTGTAAACTACCTCTTTGCTCGCAATCAGCCGCCGATTTTGAAGCTGCCGGAACCCTTAATTGCCAAGGCAGGGGCACGGGTGATGAGTCTTACCGACGGCACGAAGAAAATGTCGAAGTCGGATCCATCGGAACTGAGTCGTATTAATCTTTTGGACTCCCCCGATGAGATTCGCAAAAAAATCAAGCGTTGCAAGACCGATGCCATCCGCGGCCTGACCTTTGATGACCCCAACCGTCCTGAAGCCAACAACTTACTCAGCCTCTATCAAGTGCTAACGGGAAAAACCAAAGAGGCGGTGGCAGCAGAATGTGCCGATATGGGTTGGGGACAGTTTAAGCCCCTACTGACAGATGCGGTGATTGCCACCTTAGAACCGATTCAACAGCGCTACAACGAGATCATGGCGGATCCAAGCTATCTCAAGGATTTGCTGAAAAAAGGGAAAGAGCAGGCAACGAGTGTGGCCAATGCAACATTAGAGCGGGTGAAACTCGCCTTTGGGTTTACCCTCCCATGA
- the dapB gene encoding 4-hydroxy-tetrahydrodipicolinate reductase: MSTPIPVIVVGALGKMGREVVKAVHQAPDTALYAAVDRKQVGEDIGEVLGLGTLEIPISGSLQEVCVAAAQEKEPVVMVDFTHPQAVYENVRMAIAYGVYPVVGTTGLSPEQIEDLAEFADKADMGVVIAPNFSIGMVLLQEAAIRASQYFDHVEIIELHHNQKADAPSGTAIQTAQRLAELGKTFNPPQVQESEHLKGARGACTEGEIRIHSVRLPGLIAHQEVIFGAPGQIYTLRHDTSDRQCYMPGVLLAIRKVRQLKRLIYGLEKLL; encoded by the coding sequence ATGAGTACACCCATCCCGGTCATTGTTGTCGGTGCTCTCGGTAAAATGGGGCGCGAAGTCGTTAAAGCTGTACACCAAGCTCCCGACACAGCTCTCTATGCCGCCGTCGATCGCAAGCAGGTGGGGGAAGATATTGGTGAAGTCTTAGGCCTAGGGACATTAGAGATTCCCATTAGCGGCAGCTTGCAGGAGGTCTGCGTGGCCGCTGCCCAGGAAAAAGAGCCGGTGGTCATGGTGGACTTTACCCACCCGCAAGCGGTGTATGAGAACGTGCGCATGGCGATCGCCTACGGGGTGTATCCGGTGGTGGGAACCACAGGCCTGAGTCCAGAGCAAATTGAAGATCTCGCCGAGTTTGCCGACAAGGCCGATATGGGGGTGGTCATTGCGCCGAATTTCTCAATTGGCATGGTGCTGCTCCAAGAAGCGGCCATTCGGGCGAGCCAGTACTTTGACCACGTGGAGATCATTGAATTGCACCACAACCAAAAAGCCGATGCCCCCAGTGGTACTGCCATTCAAACCGCGCAACGCCTAGCAGAATTGGGCAAAACCTTTAACCCACCGCAAGTGCAGGAGTCGGAACATCTCAAGGGTGCCCGCGGGGCATGTACGGAGGGGGAGATTCGCATCCACAGTGTCCGCCTCCCCGGACTCATTGCCCATCAGGAGGTCATTTTTGGCGCACCGGGGCAGATTTACACCCTCCGCCATGACACCAGCGATCGCCAGTGCTATATGCCGGGGGTACTGCTAGCGATTCGCAAAGTGCGGCAGCTCAAGCGCTTGATCTATGGCTTGGAGAAGCTGCTTTAA
- a CDS encoding bifunctional diguanylate cyclase/phosphodiesterase, producing the protein MIENITQSGEILYPYLAEIDHVYYQVHTCRYSHLTPGVVAQAKPHLLVLMAQGDGLLNTVQTLQQRYPQLPLVVIDTSDRPELGTQVLHSGAQDYLTLGELSPNLLARSFRHAIDRHQVEQQLLRQAQYDRLLVQITQHIHQSLDLATILENAVKDVRELLGCDRVLIYRFLDDWRGIMDVEAVVPPWLSVLGDVVGDSCFTERYVEAYKRGRIHVVNNLDTASLVPCYRDLLAHYQVKANLVVPIVVEGRLWGLLICHQCSHPRDWQDSEIELIKQISTQLAIAILQAELYQKAQAEIQERKEMEAQLLYQARHDRLTHLPNRWLFEEKLRLTLNYAAEHPNYHYAVLCLDLDRFKTLNDSLGHSTGDLFLQAFAQRLSRCVSPQDVVARLGGDEFAVLLSDIQGIEHAQAIAQRLRDRLNHPFEIDHYTLYSTVSIGLVMGVPHYTSSEELLRDADMAMYHAKTKGHNRIDVFHPLMLQQVRDRLHLEVELRQAIERGDFALHYQPIVKLRSQSLKGFEALLRWQKGDTLISPGVFIPIAEETGLIFELSRWVLHHACEQLQRWQQRYAKLQSAAFTMSINLSANQFSLPTLVAEIQQTLEHYHLAGHFLKIEITESTLMQHLDSAREILAELKPMGVRIDIDDFGTGYSSLSYLRNLPLDGIKIDRSFISQMDRSQEDLEVVHAILVLARNLHLDCIAEGIENTTQLQLLRSLRCNYGQGYLFAPPLPPEKAEVYLQEHIP; encoded by the coding sequence GTGATTGAAAACATCACCCAATCAGGTGAAATTTTATATCCCTACCTTGCAGAGATTGATCACGTTTACTATCAAGTTCACACCTGTCGTTATTCTCACTTAACCCCCGGTGTGGTTGCTCAGGCTAAACCGCATCTCTTGGTTTTGATGGCTCAAGGGGATGGCCTGCTCAACACTGTCCAGACTCTCCAACAGCGTTATCCCCAGTTGCCCCTAGTCGTGATTGACACGAGCGATCGCCCTGAACTAGGGACGCAAGTGCTCCACAGTGGTGCTCAGGACTATCTGACTTTGGGTGAACTCAGTCCCAATTTGCTGGCGCGCAGTTTTCGCCATGCCATCGATCGCCATCAGGTGGAACAACAACTTTTGCGCCAAGCCCAGTACGATCGCCTGCTGGTGCAGATCACGCAGCACATTCACCAATCCCTTGATCTGGCCACAATTCTCGAAAATGCCGTCAAGGATGTGCGAGAACTCTTGGGGTGCGATCGCGTGCTCATTTATCGCTTCCTCGATGACTGGCGCGGCATTATGGACGTTGAAGCCGTGGTGCCGCCTTGGTTGTCAGTTCTTGGTGATGTCGTGGGGGATTCCTGCTTTACGGAACGCTATGTCGAGGCCTACAAGCGCGGTCGCATCCATGTGGTCAACAATTTAGACACCGCCTCTCTCGTTCCCTGCTATCGGGATTTGCTGGCGCATTATCAGGTCAAGGCCAATCTAGTGGTACCGATTGTTGTCGAAGGGCGACTCTGGGGGTTGCTCATTTGCCACCAATGTAGCCATCCCCGCGACTGGCAAGATAGTGAAATTGAACTGATCAAGCAAATTTCTACCCAGTTGGCGATCGCCATCCTCCAGGCAGAACTCTATCAAAAGGCGCAAGCGGAAATTCAAGAGCGCAAAGAAATGGAAGCTCAACTCCTTTACCAAGCTCGCCATGACCGCCTCACCCATTTACCCAATCGCTGGCTGTTTGAGGAGAAGTTGCGCCTCACCCTCAATTATGCAGCCGAGCATCCCAACTACCACTACGCCGTTCTCTGTTTGGATTTAGATCGCTTCAAGACCCTCAATGATAGTCTCGGGCACTCCACGGGTGATTTGTTCCTGCAAGCCTTTGCCCAGCGGCTGAGTCGGTGTGTGAGTCCCCAGGATGTAGTGGCTCGCCTTGGTGGCGATGAATTTGCGGTCTTGCTCAGCGATATTCAGGGGATAGAACACGCCCAAGCCATTGCCCAAAGGCTGCGCGATCGCCTCAACCATCCCTTTGAAATTGATCACTACACCCTCTACAGCACGGTGAGTATCGGTCTTGTGATGGGTGTTCCCCATTACACCAGTAGCGAGGAACTGCTGCGGGATGCCGACATGGCCATGTACCACGCTAAAACCAAGGGGCACAATCGCATTGATGTTTTTCACCCCCTGATGCTGCAACAGGTGCGCGATCGCCTGCATTTAGAAGTGGAACTGCGACAAGCAATTGAACGGGGCGACTTTGCCCTCCACTATCAGCCCATCGTCAAGCTCCGTAGCCAATCTCTCAAAGGTTTTGAGGCACTCCTCCGCTGGCAAAAAGGGGACACCCTCATTTCCCCTGGAGTCTTTATCCCGATTGCTGAGGAAACGGGTCTGATTTTTGAACTCTCCCGCTGGGTTTTGCACCATGCCTGCGAACAGTTACAGCGGTGGCAACAGCGCTATGCCAAGCTCCAGTCGGCGGCGTTTACAATGAGCATCAATCTTTCAGCCAATCAATTTTCTTTGCCCACCCTTGTGGCTGAGATTCAACAAACCCTTGAGCATTACCATTTAGCAGGGCACTTTCTAAAGATAGAAATTACTGAAAGTACGTTGATGCAGCACTTGGATTCTGCCCGCGAAATTCTCGCCGAACTCAAACCCATGGGCGTGCGCATTGACATTGATGACTTCGGCACGGGCTACTCCTCCCTGAGCTATTTGCGCAATCTTCCCCTCGATGGCATTAAAATTGACCGTTCCTTCATTTCCCAGATGGATCGCAGCCAAGAAGACCTAGAGGTAGTACATGCCATTTTGGTTCTGGCTCGCAACCTCCACCTCGACTGCATTGCCGAGGGCATTGAAAACACCACTCAACTGCAACTGTTGCGATCCCTCCGCTGTAACTATGGTCAAGGGTATCTTTTTGCCCCCCCATTGCCTCCTGAAAAAGCTGAGGTTTATCTACAGGAGCATATCCCCTAA
- a CDS encoding M1 family metallopeptidase, which yields MTLDVTSAKSFVLSGARPHYSPDRPGRVEHIFLDLTLDLEAQTCWGQCHIHLRPLHAQVRQLRLNAVGQQIKGVTVQHHPQAFHYDGEFLDIPLAEHLGISPDQVLLITIDYRLEKPQRGLYFIPTHPPQAWTQGEDEDSRYWFPCFDYPGQLATSEVRARVRQPLQAISNGELRACYSEGDWQVFHWYQPQVHPTYLMTLAVGDFAVFDDEWQGKPVTYYVAKDRAADARRTLGKTPKMIDFFSRIYGYPYPYPKYAQVCVADFIFGGMENTSTTLLTDRCLLDERAAAEDFRSESLVAHELAHQWFGDLVVIKHWSHAWIKEGMASYAEVLWFEEEYGADFAAYYRLGELRNYLSEDSDRYRRPIVTHIYREAIELYDRHLYEKGACVYHMIRQELGEELFWKAIQTFVQTYAHQTVETVDLLRAIETATGRNLLPLFDQYVFRGGHPDFQVSYRWEAADHLAVLTVKQQQVTEGVTPLERNLFDLRIPVGIGTVDDQGQVSLKTIPLHIHEPEHTFYLPLPQQPSFVSFDAGNHTLKTVTLEYPLPELKAQLQYDPDVLGRIQAAIALGKKGNLEVVQTLAAALQREPFWGVRREIAKVLGTIQLDQSLEALKLALADHHPHVRAAAVEAIAGFKSTPAYELLKPIAKHGDPSYSVEAAALKGIGVIAAAKPQPKPKPEKVLKRLRKALERRQGWNEVVRCGAVAGVGELKDLPEAVNLVLDYTAAAVPQPLRLAAIRTLGTIGDRHHPQLKQILERLEQLSHETFFFTQMAVVQALSQIDHPQVLGILQQVGDRTTDGRIKRLVDEGIAKVQKAIGSDDRLKTLETTLSDLKKENQTLKSRLEELEARTKATNQESAPS from the coding sequence ATGACTCTTGATGTCACCTCGGCAAAATCCTTTGTCCTCAGTGGTGCACGTCCCCACTACAGTCCCGATCGCCCCGGACGAGTGGAACATATTTTCCTCGATTTAACACTTGATCTAGAGGCGCAAACCTGTTGGGGACAGTGCCATATTCACTTGCGTCCTCTGCACGCCCAAGTGCGCCAGCTGCGCCTCAATGCCGTGGGGCAACAGATCAAGGGGGTGACGGTGCAGCACCACCCCCAAGCCTTCCACTACGATGGTGAATTCCTCGATATTCCCCTCGCTGAGCACCTAGGGATTAGCCCCGATCAGGTGTTGCTGATTACCATTGATTATCGCCTCGAAAAACCCCAACGCGGGCTGTACTTTATCCCCACCCACCCGCCCCAAGCGTGGACCCAAGGGGAAGATGAGGACTCTCGCTATTGGTTTCCCTGCTTTGACTATCCCGGCCAACTCGCTACTTCTGAGGTACGAGCGCGGGTGCGCCAACCCCTACAGGCCATTTCCAATGGTGAATTGCGCGCCTGCTACAGCGAAGGGGACTGGCAAGTCTTTCATTGGTATCAGCCCCAAGTTCATCCCACCTACCTGATGACCCTAGCGGTGGGGGATTTTGCTGTTTTCGATGATGAGTGGCAGGGCAAGCCCGTCACCTACTATGTCGCCAAAGATCGTGCTGCCGACGCCCGCCGCACCCTAGGCAAAACGCCAAAGATGATTGACTTTTTTAGCCGTATCTATGGCTATCCCTATCCCTACCCGAAGTATGCCCAAGTCTGTGTCGCTGATTTTATCTTTGGCGGCATGGAAAATACCTCGACGACGCTGCTCACCGATCGCTGTCTGTTGGATGAGCGGGCAGCTGCCGAAGACTTTCGCAGCGAAAGTTTAGTGGCGCATGAGTTGGCACACCAGTGGTTTGGCGATTTAGTAGTCATCAAGCACTGGTCTCACGCTTGGATCAAGGAGGGCATGGCCTCCTATGCCGAGGTGCTCTGGTTTGAAGAGGAATATGGCGCTGATTTTGCCGCCTACTATCGCCTTGGCGAATTGCGCAACTACCTCAGTGAGGATAGCGATCGCTACCGCCGCCCCATTGTCACCCACATCTATCGCGAAGCCATTGAACTCTACGATCGCCACCTCTACGAAAAAGGTGCCTGCGTCTATCACATGATCCGCCAAGAACTGGGCGAAGAGCTATTCTGGAAAGCCATTCAAACCTTTGTCCAAACCTACGCCCACCAAACCGTGGAAACAGTGGATCTGCTGCGCGCCATTGAAACCGCCACTGGCCGCAACTTACTTCCCCTCTTTGATCAATACGTTTTTCGCGGTGGGCATCCTGACTTCCAGGTCAGCTATCGCTGGGAGGCTGCCGATCACTTGGCCGTGCTCACCGTCAAGCAACAACAGGTGACCGAGGGCGTCACCCCCCTAGAGCGCAACCTTTTTGATCTGCGCATTCCTGTTGGCATCGGTACGGTGGATGATCAAGGACAGGTATCGCTAAAAACCATCCCGCTGCACATTCATGAGCCAGAGCACACCTTCTATCTCCCCCTGCCACAGCAGCCCAGCTTTGTTAGTTTTGATGCCGGCAACCATACGCTAAAAACGGTAACGCTGGAGTACCCCCTGCCGGAGCTAAAAGCGCAGCTTCAGTACGACCCCGATGTTCTCGGTCGGATTCAAGCCGCCATTGCCCTCGGCAAAAAAGGAAACTTAGAGGTCGTCCAAACCTTGGCGGCGGCGCTGCAACGGGAACCCTTCTGGGGAGTGCGGCGTGAAATTGCCAAAGTGCTCGGCACAATTCAACTGGATCAAAGCTTAGAGGCCCTAAAGCTTGCCCTTGCAGACCACCATCCCCATGTTCGCGCAGCAGCCGTGGAGGCCATTGCTGGATTTAAGTCCACCCCAGCCTACGAACTCCTCAAGCCTATTGCCAAGCACGGCGATCCCAGCTATAGCGTTGAAGCGGCCGCCCTTAAGGGAATTGGTGTCATTGCCGCTGCCAAACCGCAGCCAAAACCCAAGCCCGAAAAAGTACTGAAACGGCTGCGCAAAGCTTTGGAAAGACGACAAGGTTGGAATGAAGTGGTACGCTGTGGGGCGGTCGCTGGTGTGGGGGAACTCAAGGATCTGCCTGAAGCCGTGAATTTAGTTCTCGACTATACGGCGGCGGCTGTCCCGCAACCCCTGCGCTTGGCAGCCATTCGTACCCTTGGCACCATTGGCGATCGCCACCATCCCCAACTAAAACAAATTTTGGAGCGCCTAGAGCAACTGAGCCACGAGACCTTTTTCTTTACCCAGATGGCCGTTGTCCAAGCCCTGAGTCAGATAGATCACCCTCAAGTTCTGGGGATTTTGCAACAGGTGGGCGATCGCACCACCGATGGCCGTATCAAGCGACTCGTTGATGAAGGAATCGCCAAAGTTCAGAAAGCCATTGGCAGCGATGACCGCCTCAAGACCCTCGAAACCACCCTTAGCGACCTGAAAAAAGAAAATCAAACCCTGAAAAGTCGCCTTGAAGAGTTGGAGGCACGTACTAAAGCGACCAATCAGGAATCAGCGCCAAGTTAG
- a CDS encoding Tab2/Atab2 family RNA-binding protein, whose amino-acid sequence MDTIWELDFYSRPLVDENNKKIWELLICDRQQQFQFSKTCAGAEANARWLEAALKEAMDQWRQQLGLAAGVQPERVRFFRRAMTSIITRGGEAAGLVMVPSRRTFALYNWLRDRATNLYPTLPNYQADLAKPPQLIPPAPQPLPSALRGDRWQFSALPLGEMKTAAEWELPFGEVPPLPFLSLSDETLLPGLIIYSQRALPLAGWLSGLEPAYLSFEEEPQPLLVLETGASDRWVLISGRNPQIQKELAAFRDACTESQGLHFIAVKERPDQEALQGFWLLQQTPEV is encoded by the coding sequence ATGGATACAATCTGGGAGTTGGATTTTTATTCCCGTCCCCTCGTGGATGAGAACAACAAAAAAATCTGGGAGTTGCTGATTTGCGATCGCCAGCAACAATTTCAGTTCAGCAAAACTTGTGCTGGAGCTGAAGCCAATGCCCGCTGGTTAGAGGCCGCCCTCAAGGAGGCAATGGATCAGTGGCGGCAACAACTCGGTCTCGCAGCAGGGGTGCAACCAGAGCGGGTGCGTTTTTTTCGCCGCGCTATGACCAGTATTATCACGCGGGGAGGAGAAGCCGCCGGCTTAGTTATGGTGCCGAGTCGGCGCACGTTTGCGCTCTATAATTGGTTGCGCGATCGCGCCACGAACCTCTACCCCACTTTGCCCAACTACCAAGCGGATTTAGCAAAGCCACCCCAATTGATTCCCCCTGCACCCCAACCCCTGCCCTCGGCTCTGCGGGGCGATCGCTGGCAATTTAGCGCCCTGCCGCTGGGGGAGATGAAAACGGCTGCTGAATGGGAACTGCCCTTTGGTGAGGTACCGCCTCTGCCCTTTTTGTCCTTAAGCGACGAGACGCTGCTGCCGGGACTCATCATCTATTCGCAGCGGGCACTGCCCTTGGCGGGTTGGCTATCGGGATTAGAGCCGGCCTATTTGAGTTTTGAGGAGGAACCCCAGCCGTTGCTGGTGTTGGAAACGGGGGCGAGCGATCGCTGGGTGCTCATCAGTGGCCGCAATCCCCAAATTCAGAAAGAACTGGCCGCCTTTAGAGACGCCTGCACCGAAAGCCAAGGCCTACATTTCATTGCCGTGAAGGAAAGACCAGACCAAGAGGCTCTGCAAGGCTTTTGGCTGTTGCAGCAAACACCCGAGGTCTAA